One window of Medicago truncatula cultivar Jemalong A17 chromosome 2, MtrunA17r5.0-ANR, whole genome shotgun sequence genomic DNA carries:
- the LOC25487256 gene encoding multiple organellar RNA editing factor 8, chloroplastic/mitochondrial, with protein MANQIITLVIPKTLTPFFSRSLSAISFLRGLRPLAAAAVTSRHILLPSFRTLSTSPTTSSLNDQNPNCYNRPPKHTVVLNGCNFEHWLVVMWKPDGDPSRDEIIDGYIKTFVEVIGKHYFAFGALCSEELRDKLKELPKVRWVLPDSYLNVEEKDYGGNFSCTIT; from the exons ATGGCGAACCAAATCATCACTCTTGTCATTCCTAAAACCCTAACTCCCTTCTTCTCTCGCTCCCTCTCCGCCATCTCCTTCCTTCGCGGTCTCCGTCCTCTCGCAGCCGCTGCCGTAACCTCCCGCCACATTCTCCTCCCTTCCTTCCGCACACTCTCAACAAGCCCTACCACATCTTCCCTCAACGATCAAAACCCTAACTGCTATAACCGTCCACCTAAGCATACCGTCGTGCTTAATGGATGCAATTTTGAACACTGGCTCGTGGTTATGTGGAAGCCTGATGGTGATCCTAGCAGAGATGAAATTATCGATGGTTATATCAAAACATTCGTGGAGGTTATCGGAAA ACACTACTTTGCTTTTGGAGCTCTTTGTTCTGAAGAGCTTCGCGACAAACTCAAAG AACTTCCCAAAGTTCGGTGGGTTCTTCCTGATTCTTATTTGAATGTGGAGGAGAAAGATTATGGAGGTAATTTCTCTTGTACCATCACCTAG
- the LOC25487252 gene encoding protein DJ-1 homolog B, which produces MALSHIRFFPHTLPSTNFTPKLKLNHNRFFFSPSRSSSSSSSTITAMASNARKVLVPIADGTEPMEAVITIDVLRRSGADVTVASAANRLSVQALHGVKIIADASVSDVVNTAFDLVALPGGVPGVDNLRDSAVLEGLVKKHVEDGKLYAAVCAAPAVVLGPWGLLKGLKATGHPSFMEKLSSYTTSVESRVQLDGRVVTSRAPGTTMEFGVALVEQLLGKEKADEVAGPLVMRSNHADEYTFLELNSVQWTFDNPPKILVPIANGTEEMEAVIIVDILRRAKANVVVASVEDKLEIEASRKVKLQADVLLDEAAKTSYDLIVLPGGIGGAQAFANSETLVNLLKKQRESNKYYGAICASPALALEPHGLLKGKKATGFPAMCSKLSDQSEVENRVVIDGNLITSRGPGTSIEFALVIVEKLFGRKLALEIANATVFASP; this is translated from the exons ATGGCATTGTCTCACATAAGATTCTTCCCTCACACACTTCCTTCTACAAACTTCACTCCAAAACTCAAACTCAACCATAACCGTTTTTTCTTCTCTCCTTCacgctcttcttcttcttcttcttcaaccatCACTGCCATGGCTTCGAACGCACGTAAAGTCCTCGTTCCGATCGCCGACGGCACTGAGCCTATGGAAGCAGTCATCACCATTGACGTTCTCCGTCGATCCGGAGCTGACGTCACCGTTGCATCCGCCGCGAACCGTCTTTCCGTTCAAGCTCTACACGGTGTTAAGATCATTGCTGATGCTTCTGTTTCTGATGTTGTTAACACCGCTTTCGACCTCGTCGCTCTCCCT GGAGGGGTTCCGGGTGTGGACAATCTTAGAGACTCTGCAGTGTTGGAAGGGTTGGTAAAGAAGCATGTTGAGGATGGAAAGCTTTATGCTGCGGTGTGTGCTGCACCTGCAGTGGTACTTGGGCCATGGGGTTTGCTGAAAGGATTGAAG GCAACTGGTCATCCTTCATTCATGGAAAAATTGTCGTCTTACACCACTTCTGTTGAGTCAAGGGTGCAGCTGGATGGCAGAGTTGTGACCAGTCGTGCACCTGGTACCACCATGGAGTTTGGCGTTGCTCTAGTTGAGCAATTATTGGGAAAGGAAAAAGCTGACGAAGTTGCAGGTCCACTG GTTATGCGTTCTAATCATGCTGATGAATATACGTTTTTGGAGCTAAACTCAGTGCAATGGACATTTGACAATCCACCCAAG ATTCTTGTACCAATTGCAAATGGCACGGAAGAAATGGAAGCTGTGATTATCGTCGATATTCTGCGACGAGCAAAGGCAAATGTCGTGGTTGCTTCTGTTGAGGACAAACTAGAGATCGAGGCATCACGTAAAGTTAAACTGCAGGCAGACGTGCTCCTTGATGAAGCAGCTAAAACATCATATGACCTGATTGTGTTGCCA GGTGGAATTGGTGGTGCCCAAGCTTTTGCAAACTCGGAAACCTTGGTGAATTTGTTGAAAAAGCAAAGAgaatcaaacaaatattatgGAGCAATTTGTGCATCCCCAGCTTTAGCTTTGGAGCCCCATGGCTTGCTGAAG GGTAAAAAGGCCACAGGTTTTCCTGCCATGTGCAGCAAGTTATCAGATCAGAGTGAAGTAGAAAACAGGGTTGTTATTGATGGCAACCTTATTACCAGCAGAGGCCCAGGGACCTCCATTGAGTTTGCATTAGTTATTGTGGAGAAGCTGTTTGGACGCAAGTTAGCTCTAGAAATTGCAAATGCAACAGTGTTCGCAAGTCCATAA
- the LOC25487251 gene encoding nucleolar GTP-binding protein 1 encodes MVQYNFKKITVVPNGKDFVDIILSRTQRQTPTVVHKGYAISRLRQFYMRKVKYTQTNFHEKLSTIIDEFPRLGDIHPFYGDLLHVLYNKDHYKLALGQINTARNLIGKIAKDYVKLLKYGDSLYRCKCLKVAALGRMCTVLKRIGPSLAYLEQVRQHMARLPSIDPNTRTILICGYPNVGKSSFINKITRADVEVQPYAFTTKSLFVGHTDYKYLRYQVIDTPGILDRPFEDRNIIEMCSITALAHLRAAILFFLDISGSCGYTIAQQAALFQSIKSLFLNKPLIVVCNKTDLQPLDGLSEEDMKLVNEMKAEALKTSIGHGGEGTDADVLLTMSALTEEGVIAVKNAACERLLNQRVEIKMKSKKINDCLNRFHVAVPKPRDQKERPLCIPPAVLEAKAKQAAAEEKRKTEKDLEEENGGAGVYSMNLRKHYILADDEWKEDNLPEILDGHNVYDFIDPDILHRVEELEREEGLRQAEADDDDFEIDGTELTLEQQEALAEIRRKKSILIQQHRIKKSTAESRPTVSRKFDKDRQFTTERMGRQLSSLGLDPSMAINRMRSRSASRKGRKRERSPEGRNDGMDIDDDTPSKKQRLSRSLSRSRSVSRPPHEVVPGEGLRDSAQKIKAIKLAKGSSKKRNKNAKRGEADRVIVNLKPKHLYAGKRSNGKTDRR; translated from the coding sequence ATGGTGCAATACAATTTCAAGAAGATCACTGTGGTACCAAATGGGAAAGATTTTGTTGACATCATTCTCTCACGTACACAACGTCAAACACCAACTGTTGTCCACAAAGGGTATGCAATTTCACGTCTTCGACAATTCTATATGCGAAAAGTCAAGTACACCCAGACAAATTTTCACGAAAAGCTTTCAACCATAATCGATGAGTTTCCTCGTCTTGGGGACATTCATCCTTTTTATGGTGATCTGCTTCATGTGCTCTATAACAAGGATCATTACAAGCTTGCACTTGGTCAGATTAATACTGCTAGGAATCTTATTGGTAAGATTGCTAAAGATTATGTTAAGTTGCTCAAGTATGGTGATTCGTTGTATCGTTGTAAGTGCTTGAAGGTTGCTGCTCTTGGGAGGATGTGTACTGTGCTTAAGAGGATTGGGCCGAGTTTGGCGTATTTGGAACAGGTTAGGCAGCATATGGCTAGGCTTCCTTCAATTGATCCCAATACCAGGACTATTTTGATTTGTGGGTATCCTAATGTGGGGAAGAGTTCCTTTATCAACAAGATTACTAGGGCTGATGTTGAAGTTCAGCCGTATGCGTTTACCACGAAGTCGCTGTTTGTGGGTCATACGGATTACAAGTATTTGAGGTATCAAGTCATTGATACACCTGGGATTTTGGATAGGCCGTTTGAGGATCGGAATATTATTGAGATGTGCAGTATTACTGCTCTTGCGCATTTGAGAGCGGCAATATTGTTCTTCTTGGATATATCAGGATCTTGTGGGTATACTATTGCTCAGCAGGCGGCTTTGTTTCAGAGTATTAAGTCTCTGTTCTTGAACAAGCCTTTGATTGTTGTGTGCAACAAGACTGATTTGCAGCCGTTGGATGGATTATCTGAGGAGGATATGAAGTTGGTGAATGAAATGAAAGCTGAAGCGTTGAAGACTTCAATTGGTCATGGAGGCGAGGGGACAGATGCTGATGTGTTGTTGACCATGAGTGCGTTGACTGAAGAAGGTGTGATTGCGGTGAAAAATGCTGCCTGTGAGAGATTGCTGAACCAGAGGGTTGAGATTAAGATGAAGTCTAAGAAAATCAATGACTGTCTGAACAGGTTTCATGTTGCAGTTCCGAAACCACGTGACCAGAAGGAAAGGCCTCTGTGTATTCCCCCGGCAGTTTTGGAAGCTAAAGCTAAGCAAGCAGCTGCCGAGGAGAAGAGAAAAACTGAGAAGGATCTGGAGGAAGAAAATGGAGGTGCTGGTGTATACTCCATGAATTTGAGAAAGCATTATATTCTGGCTGATGATGAATGGAAAGAAGATAATCTGCCAGAAATTTTGGATGGTCACAATGTGTATGATTTCATTGACCCTGACATTCTACATAGGGTGGAAGAGTTGGAAAGAGAGGAAGGGTTGAGGCAGGCAGAAGCGGATGATGACGATTTTGAGATAGATGGAACTGAATTGACACTGGAACAGCAAGAGGCTCTAGCTGAGATTAGGAGGAAGAAAAGTATTCTAATCCAACAACATCGGATTAAAAAGAGCACTGCTGAGAGCCGACCAACTGTTTCAAGGAAATTCGACAAGGACAGGCAGTTTACAACAGAAAGAATGGGAAGGCAGCTGTCGTCTCTTGGGCTTGATCCTTCTATGGCTATTAACAGAATGCGCAGCAGATCTGCATCTAGGAAAGGTCGGAAGAGGGAGAGATCACCAGAAGGAAGAAACGATGGGATGGATATTGATGACGACACACCTAGCAAGAAACAGCGTCTCAGTAGATCACTGTCTCGTTCCAGGTCGGTCTCCCGCCCACCACATGAAGTCGTTCCCGGAGAAGGCCTTAGGGATTCTGCTCAAAAGATCAAAGCAATCAAACTTGCGAAGGGATCATCCAAGAAGAGAAACAAGAATGCCAAGCGGGGAGAAGCTGATAGAGTCATCGTTAACCTTAAACCGAAGCACTTGTATGCTGGAAAGCGCTCCAACGGAAAGACAGACAGGCGCTAA
- the LOC25487253 gene encoding putative disease resistance protein RGA1, producing MAEQIPYSIIVSIINKLTSSTFHEFARIYGVKNELQNLNKTLESIKIMLSDAEHKQHNDPTIHHWITRFKQVLHDADDFLDYLTIRDSMLKASNNHGNVLNKVQNLFSLEKNPLAFRVKLVREIDNVRKKFDSVAEDMLKLKLNPSMVVILKENEGFCSWRETSSFVLESGIVGREGNKNEIIELLKGKGSKDSVSFIAVVGMGGLGKTALAQLVYNDDEVEKMFEKRIWVCVSQEFDVKSILSKMLKSLKNGEVGDLELDILQRRVREELNGQRYLLVLDDLWNEDQLKWDELRTYLMCGGQGSKVLVTTRSRLVSQIMGVNMPYVLKGLNKEQSWNLLKKLTFGEVANGMSPNLESIGDRIAEKCGGVPLAIRTVGGFLQTVNEKEDQWLNVLNGDVWRLCEERQSIMPVLKLSYQNLPLGLRQCFAYCCLYPKNWEIQKNELIQLWMAQGYLESTIETQSIEDVGNQYVRILLLRSFFQDASLSKHSDIISFKMHDLMHDLAKSVAGNDCCLHAEGKRFIGRPIHVSFLSSTTCSLDLLDASKPRTVLWAKTKAGSVSDAKLSITKNLKYLRAFDLSHSLITELPQSIDKCRHLRYLDLSSCKELISLPKSIGNLVSLQSLKLSGCRQLVFCTEVITKLINLRHLEIEGCKAFADMMPLGLGQLTSLQSLSSFVVGDDETRNCGKLNELKELNSLKGHLRISNLGSVKDVALESREVNLKIKKYIQVLELNWGKSRYDWVEEGKNSEIDLQLLDNLCPNQNLRKLQVSGYPGVRFSSWLPSLTNIIQINLYRLSNCQHLQPLEGLPRLKRIHISEMNELKYIHYDDISHVFFPSLEKLILFGCKNLKGWKRLGNNVENHHPLPPFPCLSYLEIWDCPKLTCMPTYPYLTELKLISCNVKPMIETCSVQLQSSSFNPLFGLKHLYLTEIDLEAMPEQWMKNLKSLERLSLSGFLVIEPMIRHLQHLSAGLQELRICQVDKLDLWRDEGNANSECQVPHGLRSLQKISVEFCDNLKAFPEQILDIQSLRHIKILHCDDLESLPEGLRCLTNLQTLHIIHCPLIRKRCQIKVGEDWPNIAHIPDILLIDSV from the coding sequence ATGGCTGAACAAATACCATACAGTATTAtcgtaagcatcataaacaaattAACTTCTTCAACCTTCCACGAATTCGCACGAATTTACGGTGTCAAAAATGAACTCCAAAATCTCAACAAAACCTTAGAATCCATCAAAATCATGCTTTCAGATGCTGAACACAAACAGCACAATGATCCCACTATTCATCATTGGATCACAAGGTTCAAACAAGTTCTTCATGATGCTGATGATTTCCTCGATTACTTAACAATTCGAGATTCAATGCTTAAAGCCAGTAATAATCATGGAAACGTGTTGAATAAGGTACAGAACTTGTTTTCATTGGAGAAAAATCCACTTGCTTTTCGTGTTAAATTAGTTCGTGAAATTGATAATGTTAGAAAGAAATTTGATAGTGTTGCAGAAGATATGTTGAAGTTGAAACTGAATCCCAGTATGGTagtaattttgaaagaaaatgagggtttttgttcttggagAGAAACTAgttcttttgttttggaatcGGGGATAGTTGGTAGGGAAGGAAACAAAAATGAGATTATTGAGTTGTTGAAAGGGAAAGGGAGTAAAGATAGTGTTTCTTTTATTGCTGTTGTTGGTATGGGCGGGTTGGGAAAGACGGCGCTTGCGCAATTGGTTTATAATGATGATGAAGTGGAGAAGATGTTCGAGAAACGGATTTGGGTTTGTGTTTCTCAGGAGTTTGATGTTAAGTCGATTTTGAGTAAAATGTTGAAATCGTTGAAGAATGGTGAAGTTGGTGATTTGGAGTTGGATATTTTACAAAGGAGGGTTCGGGAAGAGTTGAATGGGCAAAGGTATTTGCTTGTACTTGATGATTTGTGGAATGAGGATCAGTTAAAGTGGGATGAGTTGAGAACTTATCTGATGTGTGGAGGTCAAGGTAGTAAGGTATTAGTGACCACTCGTAGTAGATTGGTCTCGCAAATTATGGGTGTGAACATGCCGTATGTTTTGAAAGGATTGAACAAAGAGCAATCGTGGAATTTGTTAAAGAAGTTGACATTTGGTGAAGTTGCCAATGGCATGAGCCCAAATCTTGAATCCATTGGTGatagaattgcagaaaaatgTGGCGGAGTTCCCTTAGCGATCAGAACTGTAGGAGGGTTTTTACAAACTgtaaatgaaaaagaagatCAATGGTTGAATGTTTTAAACGGTGATGTTTGGAGATTGTGTGAAGAAAGGCAGAGTATTATGCCGGTGCTAAAGCTGAGTTATCAAAACTTGCCGTTGGGGTTAAGACAATGCTTTGCCTATTGTTGTTTATACCCTAAAAATTGGGAAATTCAGAAGAATGAATTGATTCAATTATGGATGGCTCAAGGCTACCTTGAAAGTACAATTGAAACACAATCCATTGAAGATGTGGGAAATCAATATGTAAGGATTTTGTTGTTGAGGTCATTCTTTCAAGATGCATCATTGAGCAAACACAGTGATATAATTTCCTTcaaaatgcatgatttgatgCATGATCTTGCAAAGTCGGTAGCTGGAAATGATTGCTGCTTGCATGCCGAGGGGAAAAGATTTATTGGAAGACCCATCCACGTCTCATTTTTATCTAGTACCACTTGTTCATTGGATCTTTTAGATGCAAGTAAACCGCGTACCGTTCTTTGGGCCAAAACCAAAGCAGGAAGTGTTTCGGATGCCAAATTATCTATCACCAAGAACTTGAAATATCTGCGAGCTTTTGATTTGTCACACTCTCTGATAACTGAGCTGCCACAATCGATTGATAAATGCAGGCATTTAAGGTATCTGGACTTGTCTAGTTGCAAAGAACTAATTAGTTTGCCCAAGTCAATTGGCAATCTTGTTAGTTTGCAATCTTTGAAATTGAGTGGTTGCCGGCAACTTGTATTTTGTACTGAAGTTATCACGAAGTTAATTAATCTGAGACACCTTGAAATTGAAGGTTGTAAAGCCTTTGCAGACATGATGCCTCTTGGATTAGGACAGTTGACTTCATTGCAGTCCTTATCAAGTTTTGTAGTGGGGGATGATGAGACAAGGAACTGTGGCAAATTAAATGAATTGAAGGAGCTAAATAGCCTAAAGGGTCATTTGAGAATCAGTAATCTGGGCTCAGTAAAAGATGTGGCATTGGAGTCACGAGAAGTAAATCTGAAAATAAAGAAGTACATCCAAGTCCTGGAGCTGAATTGGGGGAAAAGCCGATATGATTGGGTAGAAGAAGGGAAAAACAGTGAGATCGACTTGCAGTTATTGGATAATCTTTGTCCTAATCAGAATTTGAGAAAATTGCAAGTGAGTGGGTATCCGGGAGTGAGGTTTTCAAGTTGGCTTCCTTCCctgactaatattattcaaatcAACCTCTACCGTCTTTCCAATTGTCAACATCTCCAACCATTGGAAGGACTTCCACGGCTGAAGAGGATTCACATTAGTGAAATGAATGAACTAAAGTACATTCATTACGATGATATCTCTCATGTGTTCTTCCCGTCTTTGGAGAAACTCATCCTCTTTGGCTGCAAAAACCTGAAAGGATGGAAAAGGTTGGGAAATAATGTTGAAAACCATCATCCACTCCCCCCTTTTCCCTGTCTTTCATATTTGGAAATTTGGGATTGTCCGAAACTGACTTGCATGCCTACATATCCTTACCTCACCGAGTTGaagttaatttcttgtaacgTGAAGCCAATGATTGAAACATGTTCGGTTCAGCTTCAGTCTTCCTCCTTCAACCCTCTTTTTGGCCTCAAGCACTTGTATCTCACAGAAATAGACCTAGAAGCAATGCCAGAGCAGTGGATGAAAAATCTGAAATCTCTTGAGCGTCTCTCTCTTTCGGGATTTCTTGTTATTGAGCCTATGATACGACACTTGCAACACCTTTCTGCTGGACTTCAGGAACTGAGAATTTGTCAAGTCGACAAGCTTGATTTATGGAGAGATGAGGGTAATGCTAACTCTGAATGCCAAGTCCCTCATGGCCTCAGATCTCTGCAGAAAATATCCGTAGAATTCTGCGACAACTTGAAGGCCTTTCCGGAGCAAATTCTTGACATCCAATCACTTAGGCATATTAAGATTCTTCATTGTGATGATTTAGAGTCACTGCCTGAAGGCTTGCGTTGCCTTACAAATTTGCAGACTCTTCATATTATCCACTGTCCTCTTATACGTAAGAGATGTCAAATTAAAGTTGGAGAAGATTGGCCAAACATTGCTCACATCCCAGACATATTGTTAATTGATTCTGTTTAA
- the LOC25487255 gene encoding multiple organellar RNA editing factor 8, chloroplastic/mitochondrial produces the protein MANQIFSRVIPKTLTLTTFLSRSFSTTTTNPSSSALSFLRRLRPLSATAITSRHILLPSFRAFSTRPTTSSLNDPNPNWSNRPPKETILLDGCDFEHWLVVMEKPEGDPTRDEIIDSYIKTLAEVIGSEEEARKSIYSVSTRHYFAFGALCSEELSYKLKELPKVRWVLPDSYLNVREKDYGGEPFINGQAVPYDPKYHEEWVRNNARANERNRRNDRPRNNDRSRNFERRRENVVNRDMQSRPPVQNSGPPPNNSSGYPPNNSSGYPPNNAGGYPPNNQAGYSPPNQSGYSPPNQAGYAPPNQGGYAPPNQGGYAPPNAGGGYPPPNMSGPPPPNMSRPPPPNSGYGAPQNNYLGQQNQNIAGMPPNAGWSNNQ, from the exons ATGGCGAACCAGATCTTCTCTCGCGTCATCCccaaaaccctaaccctaaccaCCTTCCTCTCTCGCTCCTTCTCCACCACAACCACCAATCCCTCTTCCTCCGCTCTCTCCTTTCTCCGCCGTCTCCGCCCTCTCTCCGCCACCGCCATCACCTCCCGTCACATCCTCCTCCCTTCCTTCCGCGCTTTCTCCACACGCCCTACCACCTCTTCCCTCAACGATCCTAACCCTAATTGGTCTAATCGTCCACCAAAGGAAACGATTTTGCTCGATGGATGCGATTTTGAACACTGGCTTGTTGTGATGGAGAAGCCTGAAGGTGATCCTACCAGAGATGAGATTATTGATAGTTACATCAAAACCTTAGCTGAGGTTATCGGAAG TGAAGAAGAGGCTAGGAAGAGCATATATTCTGTTTCAACTAGACACTACTTTGCTTTTGGAGCTCTTTGTTCTGAAGAGCTTTCCTACAAACTGAAAG AACTGCCCAAGGTTCGATGGGTTCTTCCTGATTCTTATTTGAATGTGAGGGAGAAAGATTATGGAG GTGAGCCCTTCATTAATGGGCAAGCAGTTCCATATGATCCCAAGTATCATGAGGAGTGGGTTAGGAACAATGCTCGTGCTAATGAAAGGAACAGGCGCAATGATAGGCCTCGTAATAACGACAGGTCAAGAAATTTTGAAAGGAGAAGGGAAAATGTGGTGAACAGAGACATGCAGAGTAGGCCTCCAGTGCAGAATTCTGGTCCACCTCCCAACAATTCTTCTGGATACCCTCCCAACAATTCTTCTGGATACCCTCCCAACAATGCTGGCGGATACCCTCCTAACAATCAAGCTGGATACTCCCCTCCAAATCAATCTGGATACTCCCCTCCAAATCAAGCTGGATACGCCCCTCCAAATCAAGGCGGATACGCCCCTCCAAATCAAGGTGGATATGCTCCTCCAAATGCAGGTGGTGGATACCCTCCCCCCAACATGAGCGGACCCCCTCCTCCTAACATGAGCAGACCTCCTCCTCCCAACAGTGGATACGGTGCTCCTCAAAATAACTACCTGGGGCAACAAAACCAGAACATTGCAGGGATGCCTCCAAATGCTGGATGGTCAAATAATCAGTAG
- the LOC25487254 gene encoding ABC transporter G family member 10, giving the protein MYASHNLGNTCLSSLTLHETNTRMESSFNPISCNRKPLYRLETKNVSYKLCSQLDELRTLCFGSNPRRGSKFILKDVNCEARPGEVTAIAGPSGAGKTTLLEILAGRIPSCKVSGQVIVNQKQMDVNRFRRDSGHVTQEDALFPSLTVRETLMYSALLRLPGGRKVAAMRVAELMKELGLDSIADSRIGNGSDHGISGGERRRVSIGVDLVHDPAIILIDEPTSGLDSASALNVISLLRLMAFNQGKTVVLTIHQPGFRILEQLDSLILLSDGFVMHNGSLNLLEARLTLSGHRIPNHVNVLEFALDVMQSLVIHTSEPGNNQFLLNDDKGHQDHKMMMQCSMIVKEKAILYSNSPMEEILILGQRFCSNIFRTKQLFVTRVIQALVAGFILGTIFLNVGNKQSKVALQTRSGFFAFSLTFLLSSTTEGLPIFLEERRTFMRETARGAYRVSSYVLANTLVFLPFLLMVGLLYTTPVYWLVGLRKDIGGFLYFSLVVWLVLLMSNSLVACFSALVPNFILGSSVIAGLMGSFFLFSGYFISKEKIPSYWIFMHYISLFKYPFECLMINEYGGEQGKSRCIEVDNGECILYGVEFLRQQGLKESHKWTNLAVMLSFIIGYRMLNFIILWSRCYKSRK; this is encoded by the coding sequence ATGTATGCTTCACATAACTTAGGCAATACATGCCTCTCTTCTCTCACTTTGCATGAAACAAACACAAGAATGGAATCATCATTCAATCCCATCTCATGCAACAGAAAACCCCTTTATAGGTTAGAAACCAAAAATGTATCATACAAATTGTGCAGCCAACTTGATGAACTTAGAACTCTTTGTTTCGGTTCGAATCCTAGGAGAGGTTCAAAGTTCATTTTGAAGGATGTAAATTGTGAGGCAAGGCCAGGGGAGGTTACTGCTATTGCTGGTCCTAGTGGAGCTGGAAAAACAACACTGCTTGAAATTCTTGCTGGGAGAATACCCTCTTGTAAGGTTTCTGGACAAGTAATTGTCAATCAGAAGCAGATGGATGTGAACAGATTCAGAAGAGACTCGGGGCACGTAACACAAGAAGATGCATTGTTTCCATCGCTTACGGTTAGAGAGACACTCATGTATAGTGCTTTGTTGAGGCTTCCCGGAGGGCGAAAAGTGGCTGCTATGAGAGTTGCAGAGTTGATGAAGGAGCTCGGGTTGGATTCTATTGCAGATTCAAGAATTGGCAATGGATCAGACCATGGTATATCAGGCGGGGAAAGGCGTAGAGTTTCCATTGGTGTTGACTTGGTTCATGACCCTGCAATTATTTTGATTGATGAACCAACTTCAGGTCTGGATTCAGCATCAGCTCTTAATGTAATCTCATTGCTAAGACTAATGGCATTTAATCAAGGTAAGACAGTTGTTTTAACTATCCACCAACCCGGTTTCCGAATCTTAGAGCAACTTGATAGCCTCATTTTGCTATCTGATGGATTTGTCATGCATAATGGTTCATTGAATCTTCTTGAGGCAAGGCTCACTTTATCTGGTCATCGCATTCCCAACCATGTCAATGTCTTAGAATTTGCTCTTGATGTCATGCAAAGCTTAGTTATACATACTTCAGAACCTGGGAACAATCAATTTCTTCTCAATGATGACAAAGGGCACCAAGATCACAAGATGATGATGCAGTGCTCTATGATTGTCAAAGAAAAGGCAATATTGTACTCAAATTCTCCAATGGAGGAAATTTTAATCCTAGGACAAAGATTTTGCAGCAACATATTCAGAACCAAGCAACTCTTTGTCACAAGGGTCATACAGGCCTTAGTAGCTGGATTTATATTGGGAACCATATTCTTGAATGTTGGGAACAAACAAAGTAAGGTAGCGTTACAAACACGAAGCGGCTTCTTTGCTTTCAGCCTTACCTTTTTgttatcatcaacaacagaaGGGCTGCCTATTTTCTTGGAGGAGAGAAGAACTTTTATGAGAGAGACCGCAAGAGGAGCTTATAGAGTTTCTTCCTATGTTTTAGCAAATACGCTTgtgtttcttccttttcttctaaTGGTTGGTCTTCTGTATACTACTCCAGTTTATTGGCTGGTAGGATTAAGGAAAGACATTGGCGGTTTCCTTTACTTCTCTTTAGTGGTTTGGTTGGTCCTATTAATGTCGAATTCTCTTGTGGCTTGTTTTAGCGCCCTAGTTCCAAATTTCATCCTTGGAAGCTCGGTGATTGCTGGTCTAATGGGGTCTTTCTTTCTATTCTCAGGGTATTTCATATCAAAGGAAAAAATACCTAGTTACTGGATTTTTATGCACTATATAAGCCTATTCAAGTATCCATTTGAGTGCCTTATGATAAATGAGTATGGAGGTGAGCAAGGGAAATCGAGATGCATAGAAGTTGATAACGGGGAATGCATTTTATATGGAGTTGAGTTTTTAAGACAACAGGGTCTCAAAGAGTCGCACAAATGGACAAATTTGGCTGTAATGTTAAGCTTTATAATAGGGTATAGAATGCTTAACTTTATAATTCTTTGGTCTAGATGTTATAAAAGCAGAAAATAA